The nucleotide sequence ATATGTAATAGCGTGGGGGTTCTTCCTCTGCTGTTTTGTGGGCGCTTTCGCCCAAATGATTAGTGTATCGGGCAAAGTAACCGATGTGACAAACCACCCTTTGGAAGGTGCAGCAGTAGTAGTTAAAAACGACAATATACTGCTATCTATGGGAACCCTTACCGATATCAAAGGGGAATTTCGGATCTCTGCAAAAGCAGGAGAAGTGATAAGGATTTCGTACTTAGGTATGAAATCTCGTGAATTTACCGTTTCGGCTGAACAACCCTTCTTAAAAGTGCATTTGGAACCGGAGATTATCACTTTAAGTTCTACCGATGTAGTAGCTACGGGCTACCAAAATCTTCACAAAGAGCAAACTACTTCGGCTTATACCAAAATAAGGACAGACCAGCTCAACCGTCAGCTTAATAGAACCGTACAAGAAGCTATTGAGGGACAAATAGCAGGTGTGCGCTTTACAAAAGACCCTTTTACAGGGAAAGAGGTGCCTATACTGCGCGGGGTAGGTACTTTTTCGGGCAATGTGGGCTATTCGCCTTTGGTGGTGATTGACGATATCCCTACCGATACGCCATTAGAGGATATCAACCCCAAAGATATCGAGTCGGTAACGGTACTGAAAGACGCTGCTGCGACGGCTATCTACGGGGTGCGCGCTGCCAATGGGGTGATTGTGATTGTCACCAAAAAGGGCTTACAGAATGGTTTGCGTATCAACGTGCATACCGACCTGTTCTATACTTTTAAACCCAATATGAGCCGTATGCGCTACGCTTCGACGTCCGACCTTATCGACCTCGAAACGGCTTTCTACCAAAGCAAATTGGCTGATAGCAATGGCAATGTAGATGACCTTTTTGCTTCCTACGGAGAAATTGGGGGCAGGCAAACAGTGAGGTATTACTCGCCTCTCTTCCAGCTATACCGCGACCAAGCCAAAGGAAAACTCAGCCAGCAAGAGGTGAACAGCACGCTTAACGAGTGGCGCAACCGCGATTACCTTCGCGACTTCAAGCGTTATGTGTGGCAACCTATCATCAGCAAACGCTACAATATAAGCGTAGAAAGTGGTAATAACCGCAGTCAGAATTACGCTTCGTTGCAATATGAAGACACCGATGAGCGTATCGTTACCGAAAAGACGCGCGCTCTGAACCTTTATTTAAAAAACACTTACCAGCTCACGCCTTGGCTAAAAAGCACCATAGGGGTGAATGGCAGATATACCGCTGTTGATGCCGTAGCTGAACAAGTGCGGAATTTGTATACCGATTACTTAAAGCAACCGCGTTACACTCGGCTATTGGGAACGAATCCGTATGCGGGTTTTAATTTAGTTGCCCCCATAAACGGACATATTTTAGAACAAATTGCGGACAATGATGCTTTCCGCTCGTATAGCTTCAATTTATTGGAATCGATAGCGCAAGAACATCAAAAACAGTACAACCTCAGTTTGCGTCCGTTTGCAAATCTGCAAGTATCTATCATCAAAGGTTTGCAATACCAAAGCTATTTTCAATATGAGTTAAACACTCACAACAGTGAAACTTTCTTTGGAAAAGACACTTATTATATGCGTTTGCGCCACAACCAATTGGTAAAACAAGATGCTACTACTCAAAAATTCTCTTCTGAACTGCCCGAAGGCGGTTATTACGAACAGGAGAAAGGGCAGACACAGCATTATACCTTCCGTCAGCAGTTGGATTTCAATCGCACTTTTGCGGAGGCACACAATGTGACAGCGCTATTGGGCTTCGAGATGCGTCAGCACTACACCCCGCGCAATACTAAGGAAATGCAATATGGTTACGACGAGCAAACGCTCTCCTTCCCTACCCTGAACTGGAAAGACCTCTACAATCCTGGTGTTACTAGCTATCTTTACGGCAGGCAGTCGCTATCGCTAAGCCGTAATCAGCAAAGCGAAACCAAACACCGCTTTATCTCTTTTTATAGCACGTTGGGCTATTCATACCGTCAGAAATACAACCTCACAGGGAGTGTGCGCGTAGACCAAGCTGATATGTTTGGGGCAGACCCCAAGTACAAATACCGTCCGCTATGGTCAGTAGGCGGTAGCTGGAATTTGCATCGCGAAGATTTCTTCTATGGTAATGTAGTAAACTTGCTAAAACTGCGCCTTACCTATGGTGTCAGTGGTAATGTAGACCAAACTACTACGCCTTTCTTACGCGGACATTTGCTTACCGATGTGCGAGGCGCTTACCCTAACCAACAGTATTTACAGTTCAACGATACCGATTTGCCTAACCCTAAATTACGTTGGGAAAAGACTGAAACCACCAATTTAGGTATTGACTTCGGTATGTGGTATTGGCTCTCAGGAAGTATCGACCTTTATCGTCGTTACAGTTCTGACCTGTTGGTACTCACTGAACTCGACCCTACCGTAGGTGCTCAAAGACGACTCATCAATAACGGAGCTTTACTGAATAAAGGAATAGAAGTGAGTTTGAATGCTACGCGTGAATTAGCCAAAGATTTGCAACTTACTGTAAGAACTACTTTTGCCTACAACAAAAATACCATTGAGAAAGTGAGTAGCAAGCCTACTAATGCCGTGGAATACGCTCGTAACCCCTTGCGTTATTACAAACAAGGAGACGACTTTAACTCGCTTTATGCCTATCGGTACAAGGAAACCACCAATGGCTACCCTATTTATTTAGACGAAAACGGCAACCCTAATACCACTTTCGACGCCAATGGTGTGCCCACTATTAAAGATATCAAAAGCGAAGATGCCCTCGTAAGATTAGGAACGATGAACCCCACCTTTAACGGAGCCCTTAGCTTGCAACTGCGCTATAAGGCTTTTGAGCTCGGTACGATGTTCGTGTATGCGGGTGGACATAAACTTCGCAAAGACACTTATTCCATCAATCAAGAAAACGAAACCCATCGCGATATTACCCAACGTTGGACAGCTACGAACCCCACTGATATGCCCCGTATGTCGTTCGACTATCCAGCGACTTTGAGACGTACTGCTAATACGGTGAATACTCTTTGGCAACTCGGCGACAATCAGGTGGTAAACGCCGATTATATCAAATGGCGCAATGTGTTATTTTCGTGTTATATTCCTAAAAACATTTGCGAGAAATTGCGCTTACAAGAGGCTAAAATCACCGCTCAGCTCAACAACCTAATCACTTGGTGTGCTGCTGGCGACGATATAGACCCCGAAACCTATCACCTCAACTCTGGAAGTCGCGCTTTGCCCGTAGCAACAGCAGCGTTTTTCGGTATATCATTTAGTTTTTAGTCGGCCGTAGCACGGCAGGCAGTTAGTCGTAGCTAGTAGGCAGTTTGTATACCTTAATTATTTTACAATGAAAAGAATCATAAGCACAATAATATTCATAACGTTGACTTTCAGCGCTTGTGACAAATACACCGACCTCACTCCCAAAGGTGAAAAGATTATCAACACCGCCGAGGAATACTATGATTTGGTAGTACTCCCCACTAAAAACTACCCTCCTTTTAACTTCCGCACTCTGGTAGACGACAATTGGGTGAAGGAGAGTAGTATCATCGGTAAGACACCCGACCTGAACAGTATTAATTTTTATTACGAAGAAAGTGCCCCACGTGCCGATTACATCGAGTCGTCACCCTTTTATAACAATGTATACAGCTATATAGGTAGGTGGAATATGATTATTACTACCGTTGATAATGCCAAAGGCGATGCCTCACTAAAAGCACGTGCCAAAGCCGAAGCCCGCTTGCTAAGAGCTTTTGACTATTTTATGCTGGTAAACGTTTACGCCAAAGGCTACGACCCTACCACAGCAGCTACCGATGGTGGCGTGTGCCTAATGCGTGAATTCGACTTAGAAGCTCACCCTACCAAAGCTACCGTAAAAGAAGTGTATGACTTTATTCAAGAAGATATCGAGGCGGCGTTGCCCCTTTTGCAAAAACACCCTGTGAATGTATATCACCCCTCATTAGCTTTTGGCTATGCCTTGAAAGCCAGAGTGCACCTATTCAGAAGAGAATATCAGCAGGCATTAGCAGCAGCCCAAAAGAGTCTGTCGTACAACAACCAACTGATAGATATGGTGGCTTATGAGGCGAATCCTACCCCTATCACGGTAGATAAAAACCCCGAAGTGCTCAACTTAGCCTATATGAACGGACATACCGAGATGAACATTTGGTACATCTACCCGGTAAGTCCTGAGTTTTGCAACCTTTTTGATGCAACAAACGATATGCGCTTCAAGCTCTTTTTCAATAAGAACCACCGTTATAACGATAAAGGTTCGGGTACTGCCAACTGGGATATGCTCGCCACTAAGTTCTTCTACCCTACCGTAGGAATGAAAACAGGTGAGATGTACCTTACTTTAGCCGAGTGCAAAGCGCGCTTAGGCAACCTCAGTGGGGCGATGCAAACCATAAATATCCTCCGTAGCAAACGCATAAAAGGCAGTGGTGCGACCCTCGCTACCCCTGCTACTACTGAGGAGACCGTAAAGCTCATCATCGACGAGCGCCGTAGAGAGCTCGCTATGGGCTTTAATCGCTTTTTCGATTTAAAACGATTGAACACCGAGAGTGCTTATGCCAAAACCTTGCAACGCACCTTCCCTCTGGTGAATACCACTGTACCGCAACGCACCTATACCCTGCCTCCCAATTCGCCTATGTACATCGTTCCCTTTCCTAAGGACGTAATGGAGAAGAACCCATCGCTTACACAGAATTATTAATCAGAATAACGATAACTGCCCACCGAAAAGCTCCTTATGCTTGTTGTGGCTATTAGCGATAAGCAAATGGCGAAGTTTGGAGGGCTCCATAGTGCCTGCCAACGGCGTAGCCCCGCTACAAGTAATGAAGTATTTTGCTCTGTTTAAGGTTACCCCTATCTGTTTGAGCGAGTAATACGTGAGCTTCTGAAAAGTACGCGCCGCAAGTATCTTCTGTACCGACCGTACTCCCACCCCCGGAACGCGCAAGAGCATTTCACGCGGAGCCGTGTTCACATCTACGGGAAAAAGATGAGGGTGACGCAATGCCCACGCTAATTTAGGGTCTATCTCCAAATCGAGGAACGGTTGCCGAGCATCTAAAATCTCATCAGGAGCAAAGCCGTAGTAACGCATCAGCCAATCGGCTTGGTATAGGCGGTTTTCTCTCACTATGGGCACTTGGCTGTGGATAGACGGTAACCTACTGTCCTGCAATACCGGCACATAACCCGAATAATACACTCGCTTCATTTCAAGCTTGTCATACATATAGCTGGCAACCTTTATAATCTTATGGTCGGTTTCGTCAGTCGCGCCTATAAT is from Capnocytophaga ochracea DSM 7271 and encodes:
- a CDS encoding SusC/RagA family TonB-linked outer membrane protein gives rise to the protein MKKYVIAWGFFLCCFVGAFAQMISVSGKVTDVTNHPLEGAAVVVKNDNILLSMGTLTDIKGEFRISAKAGEVIRISYLGMKSREFTVSAEQPFLKVHLEPEIITLSSTDVVATGYQNLHKEQTTSAYTKIRTDQLNRQLNRTVQEAIEGQIAGVRFTKDPFTGKEVPILRGVGTFSGNVGYSPLVVIDDIPTDTPLEDINPKDIESVTVLKDAAATAIYGVRAANGVIVIVTKKGLQNGLRINVHTDLFYTFKPNMSRMRYASTSDLIDLETAFYQSKLADSNGNVDDLFASYGEIGGRQTVRYYSPLFQLYRDQAKGKLSQQEVNSTLNEWRNRDYLRDFKRYVWQPIISKRYNISVESGNNRSQNYASLQYEDTDERIVTEKTRALNLYLKNTYQLTPWLKSTIGVNGRYTAVDAVAEQVRNLYTDYLKQPRYTRLLGTNPYAGFNLVAPINGHILEQIADNDAFRSYSFNLLESIAQEHQKQYNLSLRPFANLQVSIIKGLQYQSYFQYELNTHNSETFFGKDTYYMRLRHNQLVKQDATTQKFSSELPEGGYYEQEKGQTQHYTFRQQLDFNRTFAEAHNVTALLGFEMRQHYTPRNTKEMQYGYDEQTLSFPTLNWKDLYNPGVTSYLYGRQSLSLSRNQQSETKHRFISFYSTLGYSYRQKYNLTGSVRVDQADMFGADPKYKYRPLWSVGGSWNLHREDFFYGNVVNLLKLRLTYGVSGNVDQTTTPFLRGHLLTDVRGAYPNQQYLQFNDTDLPNPKLRWEKTETTNLGIDFGMWYWLSGSIDLYRRYSSDLLVLTELDPTVGAQRRLINNGALLNKGIEVSLNATRELAKDLQLTVRTTFAYNKNTIEKVSSKPTNAVEYARNPLRYYKQGDDFNSLYAYRYKETTNGYPIYLDENGNPNTTFDANGVPTIKDIKSEDALVRLGTMNPTFNGALSLQLRYKAFELGTMFVYAGGHKLRKDTYSINQENETHRDITQRWTATNPTDMPRMSFDYPATLRRTANTVNTLWQLGDNQVVNADYIKWRNVLFSCYIPKNICEKLRLQEAKITAQLNNLITWCAAGDDIDPETYHLNSGSRALPVATAAFFGISFSF
- a CDS encoding RagB/SusD family nutrient uptake outer membrane protein — encoded protein: MKRIISTIIFITLTFSACDKYTDLTPKGEKIINTAEEYYDLVVLPTKNYPPFNFRTLVDDNWVKESSIIGKTPDLNSINFYYEESAPRADYIESSPFYNNVYSYIGRWNMIITTVDNAKGDASLKARAKAEARLLRAFDYFMLVNVYAKGYDPTTAATDGGVCLMREFDLEAHPTKATVKEVYDFIQEDIEAALPLLQKHPVNVYHPSLAFGYALKARVHLFRREYQQALAAAQKSLSYNNQLIDMVAYEANPTPITVDKNPEVLNLAYMNGHTEMNIWYIYPVSPEFCNLFDATNDMRFKLFFNKNHRYNDKGSGTANWDMLATKFFYPTVGMKTGEMYLTLAECKARLGNLSGAMQTINILRSKRIKGSGATLATPATTEETVKLIIDERRRELAMGFNRFFDLKRLNTESAYAKTLQRTFPLVNTTVPQRTYTLPPNSPMYIVPFPKDVMEKNPSLTQNY